The genomic segment GTGGACAGAAAACTGTGCCCCCGCTTCTGGCGGGGATCCCGACTCACCTGTGTCGGGCCTTGGCTCTACCTCCTCGGCGGAAGCGTCTCCGCCGCCGCGGCAAACGCGGTGGTCGGCTGGTGAAGCTTAAAGCCTGGCTGGCAGGATCTTCGACCATCTCCCGGACAGAACTGGGATTAATCCATCCTTTCGTTGTGCCCCGGCGTTTTCTGGACCCCATCGGTGCCTGCCTTGTACCTGTCACCGGATCGTTTGCGGGACTCCAGCCTCGCCGCTCCTGCCCTCCTCGGCTTTCCCAGCGCGGGGTGAACCTCCGGCTCCTAAAGACGCTGCCACGGTCTCGCAGATCCACCGAACCGCAGCCCCCGGCGCCCGCCAGGATCGGCCTGGTGAACGCCAGATCTCTGGCGaacaaaacctttattttgagGGATTTCTTCAACTCTCGCGGCCTGGATTTTCTCTGCGTGACAGAGACTTGGATCGGTCCCGGTGAGTGCAGTCCTCTGGTCGAACTCTTACCGTCCGGCTGTTCTTATTTTAACTCCCCGCGGACGTCAGGCCGTGGAGGAGGAACGGCGactgtttataaaaatgattttaaatgtaggcaGCGTGCcgtctcatcctcctcttccagttTTGAGGCACATTCATTTGAGGTGGGCCGCTCTGATCcggtgctgtgtgctgtcatcTACAGACCCCCCAAATACAACAAggactttttaaatgacttctcTGATCTGCTGGCTGAAATTATGCCCAAGTATGATCGTGTCCTCCTTGTTGGGGATTTTAACATTCATGTGTGTTGTCCTGACAAGCCGATGGTGAAGGACTTTTTAAGCCTCATTGACTCTTTTAATttggtgcagtgtgtgtctggtcccacacatgaacatggacacacattAGACCTTGTCCTCTCCCATGGTTTGTCTGTGTCCAACTTGGAAAATTGtgacaatgtgttttctgatcATTTGCCTGTGGTGTTTGAAACTGCCTTTTCCTGCTCTGCAGTCAAATCTGCCGCTCCTGTTCGGAGCCGTCGGATTTTTAACCCTGCCACTGCTGGTCAGTTCTCTTCTGCTTTTAACcgactgtgtgtttcctctggctTACCATCTGCAAACACGGCGGAGCTAAATTCCTGGTTTCACTCCTCCTGCCGAACCATACTGGACTCTGTGGCTCCACTAAAAACGGTGCAGCTCAAAGTTAAACCTGAGCCATGGCTTAATGAGAAAACTCGCGCAGCTAGACAGGAGTGCCGAAAAGCTGAACGCAGGTGGAATAAGGACAAGCTGCAGGTCTCGTACCAAATCTTAAGAAACTGTTGGCGCTGCTACCAGAGCACTCTTAAGGAGGCCAAAAGACAATACCTGTCCAACCTTGTTGAATCTAATCACCACAACCTGCGTGTGCTATTTAAAACCATCGAGGCTGTTCTTAATCCCCCCCAGGTGTGCATAGAGGCATCCCCTAAAATGTGCAATAGTTTCCTGCAGTTTTTTATTGACAAGGTTTCTACTGCAAGGGCTCTCATCCCTACTCCTGCATCTGACCCCTCTGACCTTGTCCCTTGCTTGgctgtatttgatttgtttgagccTGTGTCTCTGAAGGCCTTAGAACATGTGGTTGACCGGATTAAACCATCAGGTTCTCCCCGTGACTCTATCCCGCCCcacttttttaaagatgttttcccCAGTATAGGGCAGACGGTTCTGGCCATTATCAACAGCAGTCTGTCTTCTGGTGTTGTCCCCCAAAGTTTTAAACATGCTGTGGTGCAACCCCTTCTCAAGAAACACAGTCTTGACCCTGGTGTGCTAGCCAATTTTAGACCCATTTCCAAACtgcctttcatttcaaaaatcCTGGAAAAAGTTATGTATACTCAATTGAAATCGTTTCTGGATGAGCACGAGGTCCTGGAGGTATTCCAGTCCGGATTTAAAACACTACATAGCACAGAGTCAGCTCTATTAAGAGTTTTTAATGATATCCTTTTGGCAAATGACTCTGGAGACTATGTAACCCTTCTACTCCTTGACTTAAGTTCAGCTTTTGATACCGTGGACCACAGCATTTTACTGCATCGGTTGCAGCTAGTAGGCATCTCTGGTACCGCCTTGGACTGCTTCAGGTCCTACCTGGCAAACAGGACTATGAGCGTAAGCCTTGGTGGTTCTGAGTCCCGCTCTGCTCCGCTGTCATATGGGGTTCCACAGGGTTCAATTTTAGGGCCCCTGCTTTTCTCACTGTACTTGCTGCCCCTGGGTTCCATCCTGAGAAAACATGGtatctcttttcattgttacgCTGATGATACCCAGATTTATAtgccactgaagaagaaggacgGGTTTTCCTTGAAACCACTTCTGTTATGTCTTGAAGACATTAAAGCCTGGATgtctttgaactttttaaaatttaatgaaaataaaacagaagtgatGGTGTTCAGTCCCAGTGGCTCTTGtgaaccacttcctgttgacttGGGCCCCTTGCTGCCTTACAGGAAGCAAACAGTTACAAACCTGGGTTTTAAGATGGACAGTGATTTTAAACTTGACCGGCAAATCGGTGCAATAGTTAAGTCCAGCTTCTTTCACCTTAGGCAGCTGGCAAAGGTGAAGCCCTTCCTTgcacaaaagcactttgaaacagtAATCCACGCCTTCATTACATCGCGGCTGGATTACTGTAATGCACTTTATCTTGGAGTCAGCCAGTCCTCCCTGGCGCGTCTCCAGTTagttcaaaatgctgctgctcgccTCCTGACTGGAACGCGTAAGAgggagcacattactcccattttagcctctctccactggctgcctgtgcactttagagtccattttaagattcttttatttgtttttaaatccttaaatGGTCTCGCCCCgccttacctctctgagctgctccgcCCATACACTCCTGCCCGGTGCCTCaggtcagctgatcagctgctcctggagttACCAAGGGCCAAACGGAAGCTCAGAGGGGATAGAGCCTTCTCTGTTGCTGGTCCTAAATTGTGGAATGACCTCCCGTTATGTATTAGACAAGCCCCTTCACTGTCCgtttttaaaaaacgtcttAAGACCCATTTTTATTCCTTGGCTTTTAATCCAGCATGagactctgtttctgtttttgttttaatattattttaacattgttttatcgtttattattgtttttatattgttctttgttttatatgtcttattttatgtacagcactttgtgtcggctgcagctgtttttaaagggctttataaataaaattgagttgagttgagttgcaCAAGCCACCTAACAGAACTAGAGACATGGCAATCTGTACTGTGTCGGACgttgagaagaaaatgaaatccaCATCAACGAGTCAGAGACAATTTCATgtttacagatttattttacCTCAAGCCCTTCTTTTACCCATTCACACATTAAAACCTTGCAGGCACCACAGACTCATGCATGCTGGCAAAATTAGCAAAAATCAACACAAgtaccaacaaaaaaaaaaaaaaaaagagagagagagagagtcaccGGGCAGGGATGCAGCTCTGGAGCATCATGCTATAAATGGTCCAGGAGAAGGTAGATGatcatggggaaaaaaaatctctgggTTAAAAGTGAAGAGGTATGTGGCAACagactgtacacactgtacacagtaGTGGCAGcaatggggggggggacagaggtCGGGCGGTCACCACGGGCTGTCTAACTTTTTCGTAAGCTGACGTCGGCGCTGGTCAGCAGCGGCGACAGTGACGTGCTCTCTGATGCGTCCTCTCTCTTCAGAATCAGGAAAGCCTCGCGACTGATTCCAAGCAGCTCTCGGAGTCCACTGTTCTCTAGctacagacacagaaatgtacacacacacatgaacttTCAATATCAGCACCACacatagaaaatataaataatatataccACTTTTAATGTGTTACCaacatttgtttaaaggtgTATCTGGAATATGTGCATATTGGTGGTCTCAGATCATTTGCGTCTCCATATTTATCATGAGCTTTGGCCATACTTGGAATTATGGTTGCATTAATTGCAATGCTCCCATGCTAGCAATGCTCCCTGGAATTCCAGCTGTCATGTTAGCTACCCAGAACCATCAGATGCCTCTTTAAGGATGGCAGACACAAAAGGTTGCTTAGGACCCTGACACACGCCAGTGTCAGGTAGCTGGTGAGCATCTGCAGACCTAGTTTTGGGTAAGTTAGGTTCCACTCTGTTGGCACAGGTCTGCCCTTGTTGCTAGCTTTTCAGCAAGGTGattcagtgctgcagagatcaTTTTGTTTGGCTGTTCAGCTAAGTTGATCATTGGAACTGAAAAGGAAGTCAAGGGaggttttttaaaatctgggaTCTCATTTGACTAATTCATTGTATTGCCTTTGCCTCTTCCTATCTTCTTCCACAAGGTTGATAACGCCAGTGGCATTTGTAACTTTTTAATCAGacatataatattcataataacTGTTTGTACATCCACAGTTCTGAGTCTTCCAGCTTCTTCAAATGATCAATATAGACTACCCCCACCTGGTGGTATGGAGAGGTATTTCATGTCAAGCAGGTGCAGAACGCTAGTTGTAGTCTTTGTGGCATGTTCAAGTGCAACTTTTTGCAGACACAGTCGACATAACAGCTAGTTCTTGAATGTGGTGTAATCCTGTACCCTAAGGATTTTCCTCCCAAGTTTTGATTTGTCACTTCTGTGCACAGAAAAGTTTCTGTACACTGAACCATCGTTTTTGGAGGACAACAAGGGTCTTCCGCATTATGATTTGTTGAAAGTAGATGTGGAACAAAGCAGGACATCATCTTTTACCTCTAGTTGCTTAATCCTCTCCTCGTCTTCACACGTCCGCCCCTCGTCCACCTCTATCGCCTTCCTCATCACAGAGGCCATTTCATTGATCTTGTCTATATGTGCTTGCATTTCCtacaaagatgaaaaacaaatatgtaaataaaagaaTCACAATCAGAAATCCTTTGGAAATGGAAGATGTAAAGTGTGTAAATACTATGTCAAAATAAGAGCAATATGTGGACCTCACTGACCGTGGTGTGCTGCTCCTTCAGCTGGGTCACGATGGCTGGGTCATCCCTCTTGCTCGCCATGAGGAGCCGGAACACCTGCTCCCTGTATTTGGTCATGATGAGCTCTAACGCAGACTGGTGCTCCTCCAACGATGTCCGTAGCTCTGCAGAAAGAGTGAGCACAGGCTTAGTTTGTGCAGGAGACAACATTACATGAAGCTCTTGCAAGAATATAAGTCAGCTTCATGTAACCTTGCTGTGATTAGCAACTCCAACCCTCTCATTTGACCATAATACACTACTATGTATAGTTGTGACCAACAGAAGTCACCgaacaataaatcaacaaaaaatatctTATTAACTGCCTacctttgttttcctgctggaGATCTCTGATCTGACGGTTTTCCTGTTGGATTCCCAAGACCAGACTAGAACGGGGACGATGTCGTGCAACCTGGTTCAGTGAGTCGATCTCCTCCTGGTACTGCGAGCAAGATAAAACACCACCAAATCTCCTTAATCAACTGACAGAGTCAACAGCTCGAAATGTTAGATGGCTCATAACTGGAATACTATGCAGAGCCAGAAACATTGAAAAATGGACCAACGTCATGTGACAGTGACACCGTACCTGTTTCATGGCATCCACTCGCTTGTTGAGCGATGTTGTCTGTTCGATTAACATCTCAGCAGCGTTGTCATGGTTACGTAGCCTTTCCACCAGCGATTTGGCATCTGCCAGGACTTTCTCTAAGGTACAGTTCATGCCTGGGGAAACAGAAAGCCGCCTTTTAAAGAAACTATGAACAATTAATGTTAACAGCATACCAGTTTCGGTAGAGATGAGCGCACCCCATTCTTTACAGGTGGACAATGATGGGGTTTGTTGATGGAAATTCTTGCATGTGAATATAACTTGTGAATAGAAAACAGCCCGAACATGATCAAACAAAGTAGCGTTGCACATCATCAAACCTGCCCAGCCCTAACAATTTCCATGTACAAGTCTGCACTTTGCATTTTAATCAGGCTTTAATCTCAGGTCATAAATTTGGCTAGATTGGAGCACATTATGTCCCATCAAGGTACTCATTACACCACTTACTGACCTCTGGTGA from the Acanthopagrus latus isolate v.2019 chromosome 14, fAcaLat1.1, whole genome shotgun sequence genome contains:
- the fgfr1op2 gene encoding FGFR1 oncogene partner 2 homolog codes for the protein MLATRHQQEVPVNGLACKIAMSCTLSSPGMNCTLEKVLADAKSLVERLRNHDNAAEMLIEQTTSLNKRVDAMKQYQEEIDSLNQVARHRPRSSLVLGIQQENRQIRDLQQENKELRTSLEEHQSALELIMTKYREQVFRLLMASKRDDPAIVTQLKEQHTTEMQAHIDKINEMASVMRKAIEVDEGRTCEDEERIKQLELENSGLRELLGISREAFLILKREDASESTSLSPLLTSADVSLRKS